The following are from one region of the Defluviitalea raffinosedens genome:
- a CDS encoding NusG domain II-containing protein, with translation MKKGDKIVGLGILALMIISSLTVAIYKYFNQGKPLNAKIVQDQKVIEVINLNSVEEPREWTVEDDNGGFNTIRVEKGRISFIDADCPDLVCVHSGWLSEPGDIAVCLPHKVSIHIEGASDKIDQVAY, from the coding sequence ATGAAAAAAGGGGATAAAATCGTTGGACTGGGTATACTGGCTTTGATGATCATCAGTTCTTTAACTGTAGCGATATATAAATATTTTAATCAAGGAAAGCCGCTCAATGCCAAAATCGTACAAGATCAAAAGGTCATTGAAGTGATTAATTTAAATTCAGTGGAAGAACCGAGAGAATGGACAGTAGAAGACGATAACGGAGGCTTTAATACCATTCGGGTGGAAAAAGGAAGAATTTCATTTATTGATGCCGACTGCCCTGACCTGGTTTGTGTTCATTCAGGATGGCTATCGGAACCAGGAGATATAGCTGTATGTCTTCCTCATAAAGTATCTATTCATATTGAAGGAGCAAGCGACAAGATCGATCAGGTAGCATATTGA
- a CDS encoding Gx transporter family protein: MEKTKRLVFLSLLVGIALIIYIIEGQIPVLFPGVKLGLANIISLFALLLLGWKEALMIVVLRTVMGSVFGGSVSAFLFSIVGGLLSNIVMILLHKYFKNSLSLGSISICGAIFHNAGQLLVAAFVIQDLRIYFYLPILLISGVITGYFVGICTNFLYQHFEKTQWAKQLRREEIR, encoded by the coding sequence ATGGAAAAAACAAAACGATTGGTATTTTTGTCATTGTTGGTTGGGATTGCGCTAATCATTTATATTATAGAAGGGCAGATTCCGGTTCTCTTTCCAGGAGTAAAGCTGGGACTGGCAAATATCATCTCTCTGTTTGCATTATTGCTTTTAGGATGGAAAGAAGCATTGATGATCGTTGTTTTAAGAACCGTCATGGGTTCTGTTTTTGGAGGAAGTGTTTCAGCATTTTTATTTAGTATAGTTGGAGGACTTCTTAGCAATATCGTCATGATTTTATTGCATAAGTACTTTAAGAACTCTTTGAGTCTGGGCTCCATAAGTATTTGCGGAGCAATTTTTCATAATGCTGGACAATTGCTGGTAGCGGCTTTTGTTATTCAAGATTTAAGAATATACTTTTACCTGCCGATTCTCCTGATATCCGGGGTAATCACAGGATATTTTGTAGGAATTTGTACAAACTTTTTGTATCAACATTTCGAAAAAACGCAGTGGGCGAAACAACTAAGAAGGGAAGAAATTAGATGA
- a CDS encoding polyprenyl synthetase family protein — protein MSLWEAYPEIHEELIKVENYMKKAVPSRKKILTQISLELIEAGGKRLRPAFVILGAKCGKYDPEKIIPLGAAIELLHTATLVHDDIIDDSQLRRGKTTVQAKYGRDMAVYTGDYLFTKAFTILSDKTSFEHLNRIAQGVKAICEGEIDQYEIKYNTDVTVTDYLKRIYRKTAVLFVMSILVGAYEGKCKRKTLNALGKFAGSFGMAFQIRDDLLDYTSTEQIEGKPIGNDIQQGIYTLPLLFALQDHSVSKELKELLSKKNQIQKEEINRVIALVKETNALEETKLLKEKFIYKASEALDHIADGPYKNITKDLLQLL, from the coding sequence ATGAGTTTGTGGGAAGCTTATCCTGAAATCCATGAGGAATTAATTAAAGTAGAAAACTATATGAAAAAAGCTGTTCCCTCCAGAAAGAAAATTCTAACGCAGATTAGTTTAGAATTGATAGAAGCCGGAGGTAAAAGATTACGACCGGCTTTTGTTATTTTGGGGGCAAAATGCGGAAAATACGATCCTGAAAAGATTATTCCCCTTGGAGCAGCAATAGAACTATTGCATACAGCAACCCTTGTTCATGACGACATCATCGATGATTCTCAGCTTAGAAGAGGGAAAACGACGGTTCAGGCAAAATATGGACGGGATATGGCTGTATATACGGGAGACTACCTTTTTACAAAAGCCTTTACCATACTGTCAGATAAAACCTCGTTTGAACATTTGAACAGAATAGCCCAAGGCGTTAAAGCAATTTGTGAAGGTGAAATTGATCAATATGAAATTAAATACAATACTGATGTTACTGTAACGGATTACTTAAAGAGAATATACAGAAAAACTGCAGTACTATTTGTAATGAGTATTTTGGTAGGGGCCTATGAAGGCAAATGTAAAAGAAAAACTTTAAACGCCCTTGGAAAATTTGCAGGATCTTTCGGAATGGCATTTCAAATCAGAGACGATCTTCTGGATTATACTTCAACGGAGCAGATAGAAGGAAAACCTATAGGGAATGATATTCAGCAAGGCATTTATACACTGCCCTTATTATTTGCTTTGCAAGATCATTCAGTCAGTAAAGAGTTAAAAGAACTTTTAAGTAAAAAGAATCAAATTCAAAAAGAAGAGATTAACAGAGTAATCGCCTTAGTAAAAGAAACCAATGCCTTAGAGGAAACCAAGCTTTTAAAGGAGAAATTCATTTATAAAGCTTCAGAAGCATTGGATCATATTGCTGATGGGCCTTATAAAAATATAACGAAAGATTTGCTTCAATTATTATAA